One Setaria italica strain Yugu1 chromosome II, Setaria_italica_v2.0, whole genome shotgun sequence DNA segment encodes these proteins:
- the LOC101762764 gene encoding uncharacterized protein LOC101762764 — MALRFLSSDVRVDLDLRDSPPADSPPPTSQGGSSNGAKAGVARKMKEVDHLLAKLEKEGVEIDGKIASVIDDGIARIKAEAARENINEQEGIGKVLLLAIASVALGFIMGVDWFEDAILEELAKSRRS, encoded by the exons ATGGCGCTGCGCTTTCTGTCCAGCGATGTTCGGGTAGATCTGGATCTCCGTGATTCGCCGCCGGCGGACTCTCCGCCTCCCACCTCTCAG GGTGGATCCAGCAATGGAGCTAAGGCTGGTGTTGCCAGGAAGATGAAGGAGGTTGATCACTTGTTGGCAAAATTAGAAAAAGAGGGAGTGGAGATAGATGGCAAGATAGCTAGCGTTATTGATGATGGGATTGCTAGAATTAAAGCTGAAGCCGCGAG GGAGAACATCAATGAGCAAGAAGGGATTGGGAAGGTATTACTGCTCGCTATTGCATCTGTTGCTCTTGGTTTCATCATGGGAGTGGACTGGTTTGAAGATGCTATCCTTGAGGAACTTGCCAAGAGCAGACGTTCTTAG
- the LOC101763172 gene encoding glycine, alanine and asparagine-rich protein-like: MGLPPPSITSAGKASARAHIMVVLAGAAPARTCTVALRPSLPFAAAGARFAGGGRGDGENGGGSARLAGAAMYTALRRPAAPAFKNSPFPSYGGAAVLCLARRADGEGDGDRGVGEGGAGAGDDDHGDGGAGAGGDGHGDGGDHSNAKKDYALNNGKGTEGAPAGDVGAGGDTEGAGAGKACNFNKGTDAAAAASGGGGHPADQACWEPMSLRWAFVQGLVTVFVLGFSLYIAFKIWFDMMVRKLAATYLNGEEIRILMSEAVKGVIWHATEPRNPVVRWKKMHQRNKFCVCGLLYFCCLYLLC; encoded by the exons atggGACTTCCCCCTCCGTCGATCACCAGCGCCGGCAAGGCGTCTGCGCGCGCCCACATCATGGTGGTTCTGGctggcgccgcgccggcgcgcacGTGCACGGTCGCCTTGAGGCCGTCGCTCCCTTTCGCTGCGGCGGGAGCTCGATTCGCCGGAGGAGGCCGCGGAGACGGCGAGAACGGAGGAGGAAGCGCCCGGCTCGCGGGGGCGGCCATGTACACTGCGCTCCGtcgcccggcggcgccggcgttcAAGAACTCCCCTTTTCCTTCctacggcggcgccgccgtgctctGCCTCGCCCGGCGAGCCGACGGCGAGGGCGATGGAGACCGCGGCGTGGGAGAGGGCGGTGCTGGAGCCGGTGACGACGACCATGGAGACGGCGGTGCtggagccggcggcgacggccatgGAGACGGCGGCGACCACAGCAACGCCAAGAAAGACTACGCCTTGAATAACGGCAAGGGCACGGAAGGTGCGCCAGCCGGCGACGTgggagccggcggcgacacggaaggagccggagccgggaAAGCCTGCAACTTCAACAAGGGCACGGACGCTGCAGCAGCCgccagcggaggaggaggtcacCCCGCTGACCAGGCGTGCTG GGAGCCGATGTCGCTGAGATGGGCATTTGTACAGGGACTGGTTACCGTGTTCGTGCTCGGATTCAGCCTTTACATTGCATTCAAGATTTGGTTTGACATGATGGTCAGGAAGTTGGCGGCCACATATCTGAATGGTGAAGAAATCAGGATCTTGATGTCAGAAGCAGTTAAAGGTGTTATTTGGCACGCCACTGAGCCTAGAAACCCAGTGGTAAGATGGAAGAAGATGCATCAGAGAAACAAGTTCTGTGTCTGTGGGCTCTTATATTTCTGCTGCTTATACTTGTTGTGTTGA
- the LOC111256274 gene encoding zinc finger BED domain-containing protein RICESLEEPER 2-like has protein sequence MIMEAVKYKIVLKRYAQANQQPFPTEDEFSKVEYIGEFLGVFEETTRAFSADRYATSHMFLDNVLCIHQTLNSPEWYKDEVIIDLAKAMERKFDKYWNGNYNMVLVICSILDPRTKVDFLDFFYEKVCRNFIDIDLSKNQAKEWLRLYFRKYEEVIRQNDTNVVSQTGASRSMVNRSPVLVLGKRRLEQEFAEYRHQRRGTWIEKSELDAYLDEPPVRTDENFEILTWWKTNSNKYPMLSAMARDFLAILLSTVSSESAFSLSGRILSDNRSSMTPETLEALVCCKDWLYKYPTNEAT, from the exons ATGATTATGGAGGCAGTAAAGTACAAGATCGTCTTGAAGCGATATGCCCAAGCAAATCAGCAACCATTTCCAACTGAAGATGAGTTTAGCAAAGTTGAGTATATTGGTGagtttcttggagtttttgaagAAACTACCAGGGCGTTCTCAGCTGATAGATACGCTACTTCCCACATGTTCCTGGATAATGTGCTTTGTATCCATCAAACTCTAAATAGTCCAGAATGGTACAAGGATGAGGTTATCATAGATTTGGCAAAAGCAATGGAGAGGAAATTTGATAAGTATTGGAATGGAAATTACAATATGGTCCTTGTTATTTGCAGCATACTTGATCCAAGAACAAAAGTTGACTTcttagacttcttttatgagaAGGTGTGCAGGAACTTTATTGACATTGACTTGAGCAAAAATCAGGCTAAAGAGTGGCTTCGCCTATATTTTAGGAAGTATGAAGAGGTTATTAGACAAAATGATACAAATGTAGTATCACAAACTGGTGCGTCCAGGAGCATGGTGAACCGTTCTCCAGTGCTAGTTCTTGGAAAAAGAAGACTAGAACAAGAATTTGCTGAATATAGGCATCAGAGGAGAGGGACTTGGATTGAAAAATCAGAACTTGATGCATATCTAGATGAACCACCAGTGAGAACagatgaaaattttgaaattctAACTTGGTGGAAGACAAACTCCAACAAGTACCCTATGCTGTCAGCGATGGCACGCGATTTCTTAGCAATTCTACTCAGCACCGTTTCTTCTGAATCAGCATTCAGCTTGAGTGGTCGGATTCTTAGTGACAATCGAAGCTCAATGACACCAGAAACTCTTGaagctttggtctgttgcaaaGATTGGCTGTACAAGTATCCCACCAATGAAG CCACCTGA